GTTGACGGTGGTGAGGAACACCGTGACGAGGACATGTGTGACGCCGACCGCCAGAGCAGCCACGCCGACGTTGCGGCCCCCACGTGGATGTCGCAAAGCGAGGATGCTTCCGCTTTCGGCAGGCGCGCGCGAGAGGCGCTAGATGGACAATCGATCCCGGATCTGCTCGAGTACCCACGCTGCATGCTCGCGCACGAGCGGCTCGTCGTGCTGCAACGCCGCCTCCAACAACGGCACATCATCGCGCGTGCCGACATTGCCGAGCACCACCGCCGCGTTCCGCGCGAGCCCACGCCGCTTCGCACGCTTCATCGCGCTGCCCTTGAAGCGCGCGCTGAACTCGGCCTGACCCATCGTGAGAAACTCGCGAGCGAGCGCGCGTGCGTCACGCGAGTCGAGTCCCTCGCGCGATGCGAACGAGGGTTCGGCAACCTCGCCCGCAAACTTATGGTTCCACGGACACACCTCCTGGCAGATGTCGCACCCGTACAACAACCCACCGATCGCCTCGCGCAGGCCTTCCGGAATCGCCCCGCGCAGCTCGATCGTGAGGTAGCTGATGCACTTCGTGGCATCGAGCACGCGCGGGCCAGCAAATGCCTGGGTTGGACACGCATCGAGGCACCGCGTACAACTCCCGCACCGATCCGCCTCGAACGGATCGTCCACCTCAAGGCGGACATCGGGCCCCAGCTCGACGAACAGCGACGACAGAAAGAAGAACGACCCCGCCTTCGGATTGATCAGCATGGTGTTCTTGCCGAACCACCCCAGTCCCGCGCGCTGCGCCAGGTCGCGCTCCAGCACCGGTCCGCTGTCCACGTAGGGCCGCGCGTTCACCGATCGTCCAAGCTCGGCTTCCAGCCAGTCGTGCAAGGACCGCGTGCGTTCGCGCAGCAGCTCGTGGTAGTCGTCGCCGCGTGCATAGCGTGCCACGGGTCCGCTCGGCTCGCGGCCGCCG
This region of Gemmatimonas groenlandica genomic DNA includes:
- the queG gene encoding tRNA epoxyqueuosine(34) reductase QueG — encoded protein: MDTDGAADLTRRLKAQAFGLGFDLVGITTLGPPATRERFDAWLDAGYHGEMGYLDGDGGELRRDSRRPHAGATHAIVLATQYGGREPSGPVARYARGDDYHELLRERTRSLHDWLEAELGRSVNARPYVDSGPVLERDLAQRAGLGWFGKNTMLINPKAGSFFFLSSLFVELGPDVRLEVDDPFEADRCGSCTRCLDACPTQAFAGPRVLDATKCISYLTIELRGAIPEGLREAIGGLLYGCDICQEVCPWNHKFAGEVAEPSFASREGLDSRDARALAREFLTMGQAEFSARFKGSAMKRAKRRGLARNAAVVLGNVGTRDDVPLLEAALQHDEPLVREHAAWVLEQIRDRLSI